In the genome of Telluria beijingensis, one region contains:
- a CDS encoding ABC transporter substrate-binding protein produces MQKILARAGVGFSLGLAFAFAGSAPALAAVEEVTYLLPAPPNTLAFAPWMIAQQKGYYAAEGLKVSFVAARGGVDVAKQIGSGNALIGGAIGDTPIIVRANGVPVKAIAVLGAGSLTMVGVHQNGGIKSLGDLKGKTVTVMSYTDTTYYALLGNLKTIDLGKSDAEIQAAGPSGVWQVFAAGKSQAMAAVPDWIVSATGAGAKVDIIETDGFKSMAQAILASDETIRTKPELLKRLVRATLRGMDDIMKDPKAATATYVAAVPSYKGKEAAVEETLNMYRKYVYADQKPLGQIDAARMESVQKFYVGEGIVSRASAVGDLYTNQFIGTGAK; encoded by the coding sequence GAAGTGACGTACCTGCTGCCGGCGCCGCCGAACACGCTGGCATTCGCGCCGTGGATGATCGCCCAGCAGAAGGGCTATTACGCGGCCGAAGGCCTCAAGGTCTCGTTCGTCGCCGCGCGCGGCGGCGTCGACGTGGCCAAGCAGATCGGCTCGGGCAATGCCCTGATCGGCGGCGCCATCGGCGACACCCCGATCATCGTGCGCGCCAATGGCGTGCCGGTGAAGGCGATCGCGGTGCTCGGCGCCGGCTCGCTGACGATGGTGGGCGTGCACCAGAACGGCGGCATCAAGTCGCTGGGCGACCTGAAAGGCAAGACCGTCACCGTGATGTCGTACACCGACACCACCTATTACGCGCTGCTGGGCAACCTCAAGACGATCGACCTGGGCAAGAGCGACGCCGAGATCCAGGCCGCCGGTCCTTCCGGCGTATGGCAGGTGTTCGCGGCCGGTAAATCGCAGGCAATGGCCGCCGTGCCGGACTGGATCGTGAGCGCCACCGGCGCCGGCGCCAAGGTCGACATCATCGAGACCGACGGCTTCAAGAGCATGGCCCAGGCCATCCTCGCCTCCGACGAGACCATCAGGACCAAACCCGAACTGCTCAAGCGCCTGGTGCGCGCCACCCTGCGCGGCATGGACGACATCATGAAGGATCCGAAAGCCGCCACCGCCACCTACGTGGCCGCGGTGCCGTCGTACAAGGGCAAGGAGGCGGCGGTCGAAGAGACCCTGAACATGTACCGCAAATACGTCTACGCCGACCAGAAACCGCTCGGCCAGATCGACGCGGCGCGCATGGAGAGCGTGCAGAAGTTCTACGTCGGCGAAGGCATCGTGAGCCGCGCCAGCGCCGTGGGCGACCTGTACACCAACCAGTTCATCGGGACGGGCGCCAAATGA